The Apis mellifera strain DH4 linkage group LG8, Amel_HAv3.1, whole genome shotgun sequence genome contains a region encoding:
- the LOC409994 gene encoding INO80 complex subunit E: MLEEWYCRSIANNNADAEDDDDDSPEEEVPNYKDQYRNLKRKLKFLIYENECFQEALRSTQRKLLKVNRDKSFLLDRLLQYEKVDASFSESDETESSDEEVTRLDTSKRKKIEIGISNHTPHHIPTVTKPLNTSKKKKPTPKVTKSNNTPIVQSSNNIVPMSLMSDGHMTPEEVERHLESRQTYLELVPEKAPPTVPTEMFSNDPSLDSESNEIGELETSPSNIGEDCPSVDMMAE; encoded by the exons ATGTTGGAAGAATGGTATTGTCGTTCAATTGCAAACAACAATGCAGATGCAGAAGATGATGACGATGATAGTCCAGAGGAGGAAGTGCCTAATTACAAGGATCAATATCGAaatcttaaaagaaaattaaaatttttaatttat gaaAATGAATGTTTTCAAGAAGCTTTACGATCTACACAAAGAAAACTACTTAAAGTAAATAgggataaaagttttttattggaTAGATTATTACAATATGAGAAGGTAGATGCTTCATTCAGTGAAAGTGATGAAACAGAATCATCTGATGAAGAAGTTACACGTCTTGATACTTCAAAAAG aaaaaaaatagaaataggtATTAGTAATCACACACCACATCATATACCAACAGTAACAAAACCTCTTAATAcaagtaaaaagaagaaacccACTCCAAAAGtgacaaaatcaaataatacacCCATA gtacaatcatcaaataatatagtaCCAATGTCTTTAATGTCAGATGGTCATATGACACCAGAAGAAGTAGAAAGACATTTAGAGTCTCGACAAACTTACTTGGAATTAGTACCAGAAAAAGCACCACCTACTGTTCCAACTGAAATGTTTAGCAATGACCCTTCATTAGACag CGAATCTAATGAAATCGGAGAATTAGAAACATCTCCGAGTAATATAGGTGAAGATTGCCCCAGTGTGGATATGATGGCTGAGTGA
- the LOC409995 gene encoding sin3 histone deacetylase corepressor complex component SDS3 — protein sequence MSYQDSPFSTMYGQDDYDIDEDNDEYLEDDRDVEEQDESDEDTEEASETDLGKSEEYTEIKEQVYQDKLASLKKQLQQLKDGTHPEYNRKLKRLETQYKERLRLNIIYRDYLTEWVERDYILEKKAAVKEFEEKKIDLKENLLTDMEEKRKMIESDRHTMELTGDSMEVKPVMTRKLRRRPNDPVPEKVEKRRKPPPAQLNYLLDEKEIESDLKAISRGKVLTTVRKPVLPHYNAINMPSQHIPPPSDSPMIETRIEDGKLLHERRWFHRGQPVYVEGKDLTRFAANISAIGTEAIWVKKVSDGSKVRIYLSQLSRGKISIKRRAS from the exons ATGTCATATCAAGATTCGCCGTTTTCGACTATGTATGGTCAAGATGATTATGATATTGATGAAGACAATGATGAGTATTTAGAGGATGACAGAGATGTTGAAGAACAAGATGAAAGTGATGaag acACAGAGGAAGCAAGTGAGACAGATCTTGGAAAATCTGAAGAATACACAGAAATAAAAGaaca GGTTTATCAAGATAAATTAGCTAGtttgaaaaaacaattacaaCAGTTAAAGGATGGAACACATCCAGAATACAATCGTAAATTAAAACGTTTAGAGACTCAATATAAAGAAAG attacgattgaatataatttatcgcgATTATTTGACAGAATGGGTGGAACGAGATtacatattagaaaaaaaagcagCAGTGAAAGAAtttgaggaaaagaaaatagatttaaaagaaaatttactaACCGACATGGAAGAAAAACGGAAAATGATAGAATCTGATCGACACACAATGGAACTTACTGGTGATTCAATggaa GTGAAACCTGTAATGACAAGAAAATTACGAAGACGACCAAATGATCCTGTACctgaaaaagtagaaaaacgGAGGAAACCACCTCCTgctcaattaaattatctattagatgaaaaagaaatagaaagtgATTTAAAAGCTATTAGTCGCGGTAAAGTACTGACCACTGTTCGCAAACCAG TATTACCACATTACAATGCAATCAACATGCCTTCACAACATATTCCTCCACCCTCTGATAGTCCTATGATAGAGACTAGAATAGAAGATGGAAAACTTTTACATGAAAGGCGatg gtTCCATCGCGGACAACCAGTATATGTAGAGGGAAAAGATTTAACCAGGTTTGCTGCAAATATTTCTGCGATAGGAACAGAAGcc ATTTGGGTGAAGAAAGTTTCAGATGGAAGTAAAGTGCGGATATACTTATCCCAATTAAGTCGAGGGAAGATTTCGATCAAAAGAAGAGCATCATAA
- the LOC102655138 gene encoding E3 ubiquitin-protein ligase MARCH3-like — protein sequence MTSQRSSIESVLEKIIAKVEAECDQKNKDVKLTIKRKLDIKHDSNKRPKLSLPESFNEEIHCRICYDSSQHLPITYPCKCKGTMGAIHLKCLERWLEESNRNSCELCGYHFDVRRTPRYNILHSIIIWMCLNQQQHQLYVRSLKADLLRSIIITPMAIGCSYICIVAADFYAKNNYDNFPPARWTTYLLLAMMFLLLFSYFIWMYMAIQYHQKVWFYWWQKTSTVRVILNPENRTSINYKSNIISQV from the exons ATGACCAGTCAAAGGAGTTCTATCGAAAGTGtgctagaaaaaattatagcgAAAGTCGAAGCGGAATGCGatcaaaagaataaagatgTCAAGCTGACAATAAAACGGAAACTTGATATAAAACATGATTCGAATAAAAGGCCGAAATTAAGTTTACCCGAATCTTTTAATGAGGAGATACACTGTCGCATTTGCTATGATTCTTCCCAACATTTACCTATTACATATCCTTGCAAGTGTAAG ggAACTATGGGTgcaatacatttaaaatgtttagaaCGTTGGCTAGAGGAAAGTAACAGGAATAGTTGCGAATTATGTGGATATCACTTTGATGTCAGGAGAACTCCTCgttacaatattttacattctataataatttggaTGTGCCTTAATCAACAACAACATCAATTATACGTTCGCAGTTTGAAAGCTGATTTACTTCGGAGCATTATTATTACGCCTATGGCGATAGGATGTTCTTACATTTGTATAGTTGCGGCCGATTTTTacgcaaaaaataattatgataattttcctCCAGCACGATGGacaacttatttattattagctaTGATGTTTCTGTtacttttctcttattttatatgGATGTATATGGCAATACAATATCATCAAAAAGTTTGGTTTTATTGGTGGCAAAAAACAAGTACAGTAAGAGTTATATTGAATCCAGAAAATAGAACTTCAATAAACTACAAGTCTAATATCATATCACAAGTGTAA